One region of Luteolibacter yonseiensis genomic DNA includes:
- a CDS encoding glutathione peroxidase, producing MCATAFAADLTAISFDDAAGKKTSLKDYKGKVVLIVNLASKCGLTPQYEALEALYRKHKEEGFVVLGFPCNDFGGQEPGTIEEIQKFCKADYDVTFPIMDKVHVKGEEQHKLYKTLTGEKGAFPGDVRWNFGKFLIGKDGKAIARFEPTTKPDSAELTGAVEKAIAEPAK from the coding sequence ATGTGCGCCACCGCCTTCGCCGCGGATCTGACAGCCATTTCCTTTGACGATGCGGCGGGGAAGAAAACCTCGCTCAAGGACTACAAGGGCAAGGTCGTGCTCATCGTGAACCTCGCCTCGAAATGCGGCCTCACTCCGCAGTATGAGGCTCTGGAGGCTCTCTACCGGAAGCACAAGGAGGAGGGATTTGTCGTGCTCGGCTTTCCCTGCAACGACTTCGGGGGGCAGGAGCCCGGCACCATCGAGGAGATCCAGAAATTCTGCAAAGCGGATTACGACGTGACTTTCCCCATCATGGACAAGGTCCATGTGAAAGGTGAGGAACAGCACAAGCTCTACAAGACCCTGACGGGGGAGAAGGGAGCGTTCCCGGGCGATGTGCGCTGGAACTTCGGGAAATTCCTCATCGGCAAGGATGGCAAGGCGATCGCCCGCTTCGAACCGACGACGAAGCCGGACAGTGCGGAACTGACAGGCGCGGTGGAGAAGGCAATCGCCGAACCCGCGAAGTAA